DNA from Camelus dromedarius isolate mCamDro1 chromosome X, mCamDro1.pat, whole genome shotgun sequence:
CCTACAGGTTAGTCAAGTGGGGAGCAGGCTGGGAGGAGAGCTAAGTCTATGGTGTCTTCCGCTGCCATCAAGCTCACAGTAGGGCCGCATCACCTTGCACCAGCAGATAGGCCATGGCAGGGATAAAGGCACGGGAGAAGAGGAGGAGTAGAGACTGGGTGTCCTATGATGGAGTGAAGAGGCTGCTGGTTGGAAGTGAAGTCATCCTTTTTAGGATGCCATGCCAAGGAGAAAGCCTCCAAAAAATCCACCAGTCACCAGAACATTCTTCTTCACAAATGACACCACCTAGGAACAGAAGACAGCACATCAGTTATTCTGCTAAGGATATTGTTATTAGGAAGTAGGACACAGATCAGAAGGTGAGATGCTGGGTCTTTGTCTACCCATTGTCCATGGCTATTTTCATGGTATACACTTTGCACCCTCACTCGCCAACAAAAGTCACCAAACCTTCTATTGATCCTTGTGGGTTTAACCTTTGAAAATGCCTCTAAGGTGAAGATACTCCAGGTAAGGCCGACAAATTGGTGTGTCTACACACACTGTACGTGAACAAGGTAAGTCTCACCTCCTCTGCTTTGCTTTTGACCTCCGTAGGTATCTGGTTGCTCTTACGGATCTTCAGCTGCTCCTTGGCTTTCTTCATGTCCTTCTCCACGCGCTGCCAGTCGACTTTGATGTACCCAGTATGGTTTGCAAGCTGTAGTTTCAAAAccaacaggaagaaaagaaacacattcttatttctctttctcaggaTAAATCACTGAAATGCATTGTCAAAAACCCTTCTTACTTGCTATTTTGTAGACACTTGCCATCCAGTTTTTTGTATGACAATGACATTCATTTAACATCTACTCAGCACCCACCGTACATGCAAGGCCCTAGGCCTGGCACCGGAAATCAACAAACTGGCCTTCAGTGACTGCTGGCAATTCTTTTACTGTATTTATACTCTTACTAATCTCTATAAAGTTTTAAGTTAGCTTAAAAAGAATggcaaaatgaaaatcagaattaGAAGTCAAATGGAACACAAAGAAACCTTAAAGCCAACATAAGTCTGAGTTTCTTGACAATATGAACAGAGCAAGGCTATCAGGTAGTGATCACTGCTGCTCAGAAAGAAGTCTTCCAGAACATGACCCCACTGAGCCTCtcataagtaagttcatttaagGGGAACCGGGAGAAGCACATCCAAATATACCTAAGAATATGCCTTCTTCCCTTGGGAAAGACAGCAGGCCCAAACACAGCAAAAACAATTTCATCAGGAACGTGTGAAGAGAATAAAACTGATTCAAGTATGTGTCATACTTGACGGCTCAGCGCTATCCAAGGACTGAGGAGCCTGATCACAGTCCACCAATCTTCCACGATAAATTAGCTCTACCTGGATATCTCGAAATACCTAAAACTGAAATTCTTCTCTACTGTCTAGTCTTTTTCTACATCCTTGCTCTTCCTCTAGTCTGTTTTAGCTACTTCACAAGTAATCAAggaaatgaacattaaaattaattagcTACTATCATTTTTTATCAGCttttcatagcagctttacttgTAACAGTCaataactggaaacaacccaaatatccatccaCACAAATTGGGCCATGTTCACCCAACAAGATATTACTCAGAACTAAAAAGAACAGACCACTTATAGCAGCAACATAATCGAATCTCAAAAACTGTATGCTAAATTAAAATTCTGACTCCTTTACTCCACTCTGTCTCCCACAGGACAAAGTACATAGAACTACTTGAAGATTCTGATGGCAAAGAGGGCATCTGACTGGAGAAGGCCAGAGCTGTGCGTGTCGCATTGTCCCTCCAGTATCCCCTGGCCTAGACTCCAGGCAGGACTCAAAAACATTTTGtcaaaattcaacacacattcatgataaaaactctcggaaaagcagaaataaaggaGGAACTTCCTCAACGtgataaagagcatctacaaaCACACGCTTCCTGGGCACAGGCGGAGCGCTTTCACCCAGTGCTAAGAACAAGCCAGAGGCGTCCGCTCGGCCTGCTCCTATTCAACACTGTCCTGCAAATGAAGTCAGATACATGGAGAGGCAGGCTGTGTGCATGGAATGGAAGGCTCAACATACAACCGAGGTCCAATTCTCTCCAAACTGAGCTACAGTGACTGCAGTCCCCATCCCAGCAAGACGTTTTACAGATATATAGACAAGCTGgttctaaaatgtgtatggaaagacaaaggaactagaacagccaaaacaattctgaaaaagaacagactTGGAGGAATCAcactatctaattttaaaacttactacaatGCTACAGCAATCAAGACACTGAGGTAGTGaaaaagggacagacagacagacagattaaCAGGACAGAATAAAAAGTATAGAAACagacaactcaatttaaaaaagggcagaagatctgaatagacacttcacCAGAAAGGATATCTGgacagcaaataagcacatgaaaagatgttctacATCAGTAGTTGTATCATTGTGAGCCCAACTGGGACACAGCCTTAGGGCAAAGGTGAGTACCTGAGGAAAGCCAGAAGAGCACCTAAAGCTGTTATAAGGTACAGGAATAAAACTGAACCACAGATGTACAAGAtctaaatgggaaaaataataaaagtttaggcaaagacattaaagaagacctaagtaaatggagagaaaGCCCATGCTCACAGAAAGATGACTCAATATCATAAAAGATATTAATTCTTCCCAAATGTATCTATATGGTTCCCATGCAACTTaaacagaacttttaaaaataattaaacaaggCTGCtctaaaatttaggaaaaaaagtatGCGGGAGACCCTGTCAATCTAGAACTCTATCCCTGGCCCATCGGTCAGCAGCTTCCCTCCACCACACATTTAACTTTCACCCAACCCATCTGGAAAGCCCACTCCAATTCTGATTCTCATGTAGAAGTTACCTTGCTAAAATGAGGGCTCGAATCCAGAGACTCTGGCACAATTCAACAAAGTATGGCTCGtacagagcagtggttctcaaactctgctgcatattagaatcaccttgGAAGTTTAAAAAGATTCCgacagagaaaactccaattcgaaaagacacgtgcaccccagtgttcacagcagcactatttacaacagccgagacatggaagcaacctaaacatccatcaacagatgactggataaagaagaggtggtgtacAGATACAATAGagcactactcagccataaaaaagaatgaaacaatgccgcttgcagcaacagggatggacctggagggggttcttatgctaagtgaaataagtcagagaaagacaaagactgtgtgatattacttacatgtagaatctaaaaaatgatacaaatgaatttatttacaaaacagaaacagactcacagacatagaaaacaaacttatggttaccagggaggacaTGGGGAGATAAATCAGAgatttgagattaacatatatacactactatatatagaattgAAAAACAATAAGcttctactgcacagcacagggaactatattcaatatattgtaataacctataatgaaaaagaatctgaaaaggaatatgtgcgtatatatatgactgaatcactttgctgtacatctgaaactaacacatttgTAAACCAACCATACTTCAACTGGGGGGAgcgcagagctcagtggtagagcacatgctcagcacgcacgaggtcctgggttcaatctccagtacctccattaacaaaaaaaaccatacttcaattaaaaaacaaattctgaaaaatattctgATATACAAGGACACCTACCCCCATGAAAtcaaatgggggggggggcaggcccTAAGCATccgtgttttttttaaaactccaaggTGATTCCgatatggagtcaagtttgcaaacCAACGCTACAGACCAGCCTCAAAAAACCAGCACCCAGTGGTTCTAAAATAAACTCTGGGCGGAGAGACAGCAGAGGACATCTGACTGCAGTGTCATTTAGCCCTCACTTCTCAACACCAACTGCTCTGGATCCTGGTCAAACAGTACACGAAAACAAGTACAAAGGCTACCCCAGTGTCACACTGCCACACACTCTGTTCTATTCCTAACAGACAAGTGGAACAGCAAGCAGAGAGGAACAGTTCACATACAGACCTGAAGGAGAAAAAATCCACCTCCCACAGCTGTTGCAGCCAACTTTCCAACCTTCTGGAATATGAAACCCGTGCACCTACAAAAACCAAAGCAACATCAGACAAGTTAATACGTTGTCAGATAAACACAAACATGCACTTGGAACAACGTTCAGATCCTACTCACCTTGGGATGTTCCAGCCCCTTCCTTCTCCAGACACAAAGCCTCAGAAAGACCCTGGCTCCACTCTTGGCTCTTCTACTTACTTAATTTTGTGCTCTTGAGCAAATCCCTTAAAACTCCCAAGTATGTTTGTAAAAGATGAATCTGGCTACATTGTGGAGAATGGATCAAAGCAGGGAGGAAGAACAGCAGACTCCGGCGTGCAGGCTGCGCCGGCggcacaggagggaagggggctggcgGGCTGGGCGAAGGCATTCGGTGGAGACGGCAAGGAGGGAGCAGCGAGCACATAAAACACAAGTGTGTCCTTTCCAGAAAACTTGGCCCTGAAGACGGCTTGTAAAAGCCTACCCGTACGTCTAGGCTCCCCATTTCCCCATTACCTGTCTGCCTTCATTTTCTACCACTTTCCCCTTGATACAGTTCAGCTCAgtaggagaaaataataaatatatcttaaaatagaAGACCTCACCaggattttaaatgttcttaaacGAAAGCTAGATATATCTCAGAAGGGACTTCTAAAGTGGAGGTGGTAGGTCTAGTAAATAAACAGTAAGGACTCATCTTAATTCTTAAATCTGATTATAAACTGAAGTAAATTGCCTGCACCCTGCATCCACTGGCCCTAAGTCCCTCACATGAAAGCATTAACTGACATTCTGCAACTGAGACTGTTTAATCAGAGATAAATGCAACCAGCTGGACCATGACCTagccctcatttctcccaccTTTTTTGAAAAACCTAACATCATAGATAAAggtgtttttctccttcaaagaaattgggagaaaaaaggaagtatATATAAACTCCAGTAAttttcttctcagtctctttcatctttaaaatgagttcTATAGAGTAAAGAACAGAACATATGTGGAATTCTTTAAGCCATGTGTAAATGTGTCCCAGAACAAGAACCAAGAATCAATTATATAGCAATAGAAAAGATATCCTGCCCTCAATAAACGAAAATTCACAATACTGCCAACCAAttaaaaattaccaggcatgcaaAGCAGGAAAATAGACCCAcaatgatgaaaaaataaaataaattgaaagcaACCTAGAAATGGCACAAATGCATCCAAAACCATTAGAAGTTTTTAAGACTGTATTCCTTCCTCTAGCTTCTATGTATTCAAGAAGCTAGAGGAAAGAACGTACACTTGATGGAATTAACAAGCTTAGATACtatagaagaaaagattagtaaaACATGACATAACAATAAGAACtatcaaaatgaaacagaaaaatacatgaacatGGTTGTGATACTGAATTACAGTCATACACTGCGGAAGCCTGGGGGAAGGGTATGTGGGTTCTCTCTGGGTTAGCTTTAACAAGCACCTGTGAATCTACAgttacctcaaaataaaaagttgaaaaaaacagTGTCAGTGAACTATGGGAAAATTTCAAGCAGTGAAATTTGTCTAATTGGAATTGCTGAgggatagaaaaaatatttgaagaaataatgagaaaaatattccaaatttgatgaaaactggAGGGAGATCTGAAAAGCTTAATGAACTCAAAGCataagaaacacaaagaaaactataCAAAGATACAATACAAtcaaaatgcataaaacaaatgataaagagaaaaatcttaaaagcagcctgaaagggagggagggacataTTAGGTACAGAGgaataaaattcagaaacagCACATTTCTCACAGAAAATAATGCAAGCCAAATGATAatggaacatttttaaagtacgggggtggggggaactctGTCAATCTAGAATTCTTTACCCAGTAAAAAATagctttcaaaaaacaaagatgaagtGAAGACATTTCTCAGATAtataaaagctgaaaaataaatcatcagcagaagaaaagtacaaagaatgTTAAAAGGAAATCTTTCAAGCAAAGGAAACtgataccagatggaaatctGGATACACACAAAAGCATGAAGAGCACAAGAAATAAACTATGGGGTAAATATGAAaggtttcattttcattattaaaaactaTGAGAATTCAACGTTTAAGGAAAATAATGAGAATGTATTATGCATTTATAACAGatgtaaaagtaaaatgcatgacAATGAAAACAAAGGGTAAAGAGGTAAAATGGAAGTATTCTATGTGAAGTGGTTGTATCTTTTGACGAAAGAGCAGGGTAAGTAAAAGATGTATCCTATAAACTCTAAAGCAATCACTAAAATTACACAATTAAGAGACAGCTAataaaccaagaaagagaaattatgaaCAGAATTATGAAAAGTATGTGAtccaagcaaaaaagaaaagaggaaataagctggacttcatcaaaattagaaacttttgtgcatcaatgCACATTATCAAGACAGTGAAAACACAatttaaagaacagaagaaaataaaatcatgtctgtatcaaaagaaagaattatttcaactcaacaacagaaacacaaacagctcaatttaaaaataggcaaaggacctgaataaacatttctccgaAGCAGATGGACAAATGGccagcaagcacatgaaaagacgggCAACATCATTAGGCATAAAAACCGCGACACTTTacacccactttttaaaaacaggaaaataacaagtgtcggtgagATGTAaaaaaactggaacccttgtaccCTGCCGATGAAAGTGTAAAATGgatcagccactatggaaacagttAAATGATTCTAAACTGTTAGACACAGAATCACCATATGATCACGCAATTTCACTCCTCCTAAAGACCTGAAAACAGGAACTCAAACAAATACCTTGTACACAAACATTCATAGCAGTACCATTCACAAGagtcaaaaggtgaaaacaacccaaatgcccaaaaatgaacaaatgaattaaaaagccataaaaaggaatgaagtcctgaTGCACACTACAATGTGAGTGAGCAtcaaaaacattttgctaagtggTGTGTGGAGGGGAGAAGACAATGGGGAGTAACTGCTCAACAGGGATGGGTTTTATTTTGGGGTGGTTACACAAAagtgtgaatgtactaaatgccactgaattttatactttaaaatggttagttttttgttatgtgtatttcaccTCAACCAAAAAAAaggtacatacacacacacacacatacacaatatacctatttttattatacatatatacacatacatgtatatttgatccaaaaggaaaaaaagagaataccaAGATGATAAATTTAAAcccaataataacaaaaaaggaagagattgtcaaattggattttaaaaaaggaagacacaTCTACATGCCGCCTACAAGAAGCCCAGTTTAAACACACAGAGTCCACCTTCCTGAACTTTGCCCCAAGCGCCTCTGTACCCTTTTGCTGTAAGAAATGGTATCCACGAGTACAGCAGCCCTCAGCAAGCTCTGTGACTGCTCCTAGGGAGTCATCAAACGTGAGGCTACGTTTGGGGACCCTCAAACTCTGCAAACTAGGGACTTCAGTGagggtcaatatacaaaaatcaactgcatttctataACAAAAGCAATGAACAGTgacaaattgaaattttaaaagtaacagcATTTACAgcaacaccaaaaaacaaaatatttatggatAAATATGATATAAGATGTGCAAGACCTGCAAAGcattgttgagagaaattaaaagaaatctaaacaaatggagagataaACGATGTTTATAGGTCAATGCTGTTAGGCTTTTTGTAGAAATTGGcagcaagctgattctaaaattcatatgaaaatgccAAGCACCTAGAACAGCCAAATCAACTTTGAAAAACACACTTGTAAGATTCACATTAACTTATCTCATGACTTACTATAAACTTACCTTAATCAAAAACAGGGTGATATTGGAACCAAGATAGACAAATCAATTCAACAAAGACATACAGTCAATCGATTTTCAACAtaggtgcaaaagcaattcagtgtAAAGAAGTATAGCCTTTTCAGCAAATTGTGTGGACACATCAGATATACATGCAAAAAAGGAACTCAGATTCCTACCCTGCAACATACACAGAAAGTAAACCAAAATGGACCATGGAACTAAATGAAAATCTAACCCTATATATCATGCAGAAGAAAACGTAAGAGAAAATCTTGgtgatataacaccaaaagctaTAAAAGAAAGAGTTCATAAACTGCATTTCAACATTACGAActtctctttgaaagacactgtcaagataATAAAACTagagtagaaaaatatatttgcaaatcacatatctgatgtAAGACTTTTatacagaatacataaagaaccctCACAACTCGGTAGTGAGAGAGAACACCCcaataaaaatatgtagaaaataccGAAACAGATGCCCCTCCAAAGATACATGGATGGTAAAAATAAACctgtggaaagatgctcaacatctttataatcagagaaatgtaaattaaaaccacagtgaaccATCACTTTATACCCACTATGATGTTCACAAGCAAAAAGACATTATGCCAGAAATAGACTGACAGATACAGAAgacaaactagtggtgaccagtggggagaggagagggagaggggcatGGTAAGGatggggattaagaggtacaaacttctgtatataaaacagagaagcaacaaggatatacagTACAGCATAGGAAATTTtagccattatcttgtagtaacttttaatggagtataatcactaaaaatactgaatcactatgctgtacacctgaaagtaatatagtattataaatcaactatacttcaaaaaaaagacattatgccaagtgtCAGTGAGGATGTGTGGAAATTGATGAAGATGTAAGATGGTACTTTAGAAAATTGCTGGGTAGGTTCTTAAAAAGTTAAGGCATTCACTTACTATGACTGAGTCAAcctatttctaggtatttacccaaaagaactgaaagtataTGTTCATACAAAGATTTGTGCACAAATTCATAGCAGTtttagccccaaagtggaaacaaacaTTATTCATCAGAGGTGACTAGATAAACAAACTGGTTCATCCATATAGTGGATGaccattcagcaataaaaaggaatgaactactggtTGGTACACAAACAGCAAAGATGAACCTCGAAAttagtatgctaagtgaaagaaaaaggcCAGACAAAAAAGAATGTGtcctgtataattccatttatatatataattctagAAGATGCAAAGTGATCCAtcgtgacagaaagcagatcagcgGCCACGGGGGCATGAAAGGGAGGAGGGCGAGAtcccagagaggaagaggaactctcagagtgatggatatgttcactaTCTTGCTGGTGGTGATGGTATGAATGTGTACATGTCAAAACTTTTCAAATCTATACGTTCAACAGGTGCAGCTTATGATATGCCAATTTATTAAACTGTTtaacaaagtaagaaaaaaagagactagCCAAGAAGTTCCAGAAGGACAAGATCGCACCTGCGCACACACTGCTGCTGACGTATGCAGAGGTGTTGCGGCAAAGTAGCAGGAAAATGCAATAAACTGAGTTGGGACAATTGGATATTCCACAtggggaaaaaagatgaaaaaaggaCTCTACCACACATCAAGCGCCCAAAAAAAGTCCAGGTGGGTCTATAAATCTAAATGTGAAAAGTATAACAACAAAGTTCTAGCACATGGGGTagataaagattaaataagacacaaaaatTATTAACCACTGAGgtaaacatttataaaactgACCAACATTAAAATTAACATCAGTTCATCAAAAGATaccaaaagagaaatgaaaagacaaccacaggggaaagggggggagggataaattaggagtttgggattagcagatacacactgctatatacagaacagatcaacagcaaggtcccactgtagagcacagggaactatattcaatgtcttctaacagcctataatgaaaaagaatatgaaaaattgtatgtacatacatatgtatgtataactgaatcactaggctgtatgtataccagaaactaacacaacattgtaaattaactatacttcaataaaaaagaaaagaaagagaagacaatcACAGAAAGCAGAATGAGTAAAAATATCTGCAATATGTACAACCAACAAAGCACTTATGTTCACAATACAGACCTAATCAAAGGGGAGTAGTGCAATGTAATGAAAAGCACTGGAGATACCACCAGCTTTCAGACTGGTAAAAATGTATCAGTCTGACAATGTCAAGTGCTCACAAGAATGTAGAGGATCATcataaaagagaattaaataaaggccatttgcagcagcaacatggatggacctagagatgatcattctaagtgaagtaagtcagacagagaaagacaaataccatatgatttcactcatatgtggaatctaaaaaagaaaacaaatgaataagcaaaacaaaacagagtcatagatgcagagaacaaacaggtggttgtcagactggagaggggagggtggtgagagaaacaggtgagggagattaagaggcacaaacttccagttacacaACAAATGAGTCACGGGGATGAAACGCGGGGAACACAGTCAGTAGTAATTCAATAACTTCGTACGCTGACGGATGGTAACgacttactgtgatgatcattttaaaatacatagaggAACCGAATCACcatgttgtgcaccagaaactaacatctaattataggtcaattatactccaaaaacaaaccaacccatagaaaaagagatcagatttgtggttaacAGAAGCACGGGGGCGGGggattggatgaaggcagtccaAAAGCACAGACTGCCAGCTATAAGATAGTAAGTACTAGGAACGTAATGTACAGCAGGACAGATGTATAACTAACACTGCTGCAggttacatatgaaagttgttaagggagtaaatcctaagagctcTCATCACAAGCAAAagtgtctttttctattttttaatgttgtatcTACTTGAGATGATGGGTGCGCACTCaacttattgtggtcatcacTTCATGATGTACGTAGGTCAGATCATTATGCTGCACCCCTGAAACTCACACAGGGCTgcatgtcaattacatctcagaaAAACTGGGGGTGCAAATGAGGATAGATAATAACAGTGCCAATTTCAAAGTTGTTGTGAGAAGGAAATGACATATCTATATACTTAAAAGAGTACCCGGCATGAAGTAAATACTGACCATGCATAACTATTAAATAGCACTTTAACATGTTTAGATGTACGGTATACATTAAATGATCAATTTCACAAAAGTCAATGTATTTTCATTGGTTAAAGACGACAGTTCTTATAACCACAACACTGAATCATACAAAAAAAGATACCGGACCTGTTTCACAGGACTTACCATCCAGTGACACCTCCAATTAACAGCTGGGTTGCCACGCTATACTTTTC
Protein-coding regions in this window:
- the FUNDC2 gene encoding FUN14 domain-containing protein 2, with product METSAPRAGSHLTVTAARHSASCRAEPLRVSSRDELVEMAAASQGNFEGNFESLDLAELAKKQPWWRKLFGQESGPSAEKYSVATQLLIGGVTGWCTGFIFQKVGKLAATAVGGGFFLLQLANHTGYIKVDWQRVEKDMKKAKEQLKIRKSNQIPTEVKSKAEEVVSFVKKNVLVTGGFFGGFLLGMAS